A window from Toxoplasma gondii ME49 chromosome IX, whole genome shotgun sequence encodes these proteins:
- a CDS encoding hypothetical protein (encoded by transcript TGME49_210210), which yields MSNLSEHTKVPCARSPTEDLRVSSTHSVHPPLFALSACFPQNSGKGKANTVSTTSLVWAASVGGSPVLFPGNVCLRKRLQDSPVTSSDTRKTSEGLVGSQESMVSGTIETERYISPEKGRDRVQGGKKASEFLVAVRRGVTRTVSQSETAGPLPSGTRPELLCTTPVSGRSASGDRSLVCAELCHVAPLHLAVSSTMQMHRVEKKVRTAGEAGQGKSSVTDSVVGTTVVVRETDDVETCLLEERGKLQGGTRTSSRLKGQFSSMCDGVCVSSSPALSTDVFWDSSNEDPEVRLPPHTWPSGFTHPTRFSPHTQHRQSALSLGPECSCGIFGGRGLSIRRPGVHPSSRCWVDSDNHAESSRFKAAPGLSMVVDKPEEGRRQEVACSLRELGTSAKHGILRSKQRDGRTECADGCNHKMPSEAEVEICETNTTCRLFGKAVQKDKGKEQPTSIQRVCGVQAEINITCVESRGRKNSDLVSSQCRGNKEAAESGSYCTADPTGGSALSKSVSGLMFGNSAQRDIRCGVLLAREGPLAYNFSTSRYMTDPTVLCSGSRRTNHQDNSSLYSFGPFNYTAGAAVGAPTRSNRGTKIGDCLAHERTEGVHPEAPDDEPARSWPAMAFLFPSPLQKRLKLFATAHSRFKRTMIDLEQGKLRQPRASRLGVPRSTVIDCPTTCNRKLVHVFGRHRRSQLRSPYNIQERRYPADQPWRCCRRELSEGTEKTKEVDQRGRLVSAVHPIEHTGAATQLKDMAHTLNEKNSRTAEEAAHPTWAEGKVGLPDDHDNLMASLFRKAYTTQLNSSKTVASIRHTSADSSTVSESHDDSRPSDFGAEANCGDTIVRRPLGGAGKSRSGVTSLKETRKVNAWKKRIWTESGPAECKTATSKVAEVGKSRQEPHFDDKLFDNCDPRDETQNSEKICLQEIFCQDLMILEFVDETLNQGMRDSNEKKNTGDVACRPSGDCNPRRDRTSDSKQPKLKLQQYCHAGAGTPLPVLMPTEFLSDDSLITKAEAQRGVQSSLVDTRKSVPTVTGQKRCHDEVHSSLLQKELSPLLCDYWTQTATLVTKAGVTMYYVTTQQIGASSERTDQSVSDGKAEVGNTSMRRTSGLETYSQALGEFDAEPEVNGEIISDDGSLAATGRSGDAPPFVETPANQHGIHQVACVATQPNAALRVDTLSQVPHGIYTRSLGTSFSTVETEEAEGMLAGVFSVVDSGGASGLSGGKSEAKRLKNQHLPGEAERVACRKMAPPIAWTPPFSRDRNGNETLESTRKPPHPDDRWTSGTTAAESCVSRQDSTERITAVVSNTETAALEPENLPPPYVRTVPSAPEPMEGCGQKRSRLLVNSRTGSHGPPPDISAPLTQRIRLWPNEDDVEEDESGKQFLESLACRQRCHLATMRPLPSSQDDLTGWWGSTSGSDTEQHSHICDERTSVRAFSRLQQRQGSCISSHIKLSLSEGVPLGPAKSCIEKNERADLHLWQRRTPQPQLSASSAQTLRDSEVLQRQRSDNITLEQTLHSVAKEADTTVQHHVAALGILGLCSASPTFVPQAFQQPVHHQIEQHLLFHQHESQPNHDHHHPSHSCRGPQLLPRADLQPKLVTGSVHMQETNSLFPKSRRSSFCVTSASECASDRVSRRAMPSSRGRASGPPSCDRLPSFRPADHLEENPGHNSAALSQNIRPRGPPSLLADTCPIHPLSEEYPIPLRSADGRHSGGACDVLSRGIFCAGEGDWSSGKECTSCTGNHVSHQWQLQQNHHNILISKNARTTDIPHQPICLPGPPSYRLGGLSSSSFSGETTTAATIGPGIASHHGNGGHRGHGETAGDSWGKGLVRRKGRRRVRPPFKRFRCAMVPRVEKCRSRTLDGFASGTLSMRLQLTEPLAPHIEGVTSCKRNTCRRQQQRCPHRRSSSVQQCSENVLNSEGPARALDCPEQYPTTGPISGSSTQWECAPGEHRLNSVLIDQTPSLQNVAEEEMQSLRQLSRTTSPFLVTSRASGGAWVEQPQARTLKCTSLGSLGITLQNEGLGHSRQDPSQVPTYGNVIDPRHQMQRVEAGNTVQCLRECPNEVLPRHRMTVLETVAQSPSIELLSHPQVATNEKEIQRVAPEQPSCHHGNSPPLEQQEFLYQTPSAPPLRPLALQPPKKGERDEQEQQLLQRRGPFAQAGVSVPRSLARSAQVNIRRLAARLLDDNASVLPLASPEQPRASTLKQTPVVDFPELAIQSLLPSLDGGKSPPLTKPMDYIHLATCSRQQQYGNRGQSKGAMARLVAPPSRSLQSEQRAQVMRSPMSMSAMRFQHQVNHHHHRRIPGFHLESDQSSALETIDRRYAPHAPPPLVSAGRSSPLSRHTSSAILNHRMTCRSLRQQRRA from the coding sequence ATGTCGAATCTTTCAGAACACACCAAGGTCCCTTGTGCGAGATCACCGACGGAGGACCTCAGGGTCTCTTCTACACACTCAGTACACCCACCTTTATTCGCACTGAGTGCGTGTTTCCCTCAAAACTCCGGTAAGGGAAAGGCGAATACAGTTAGTACGACTTCACTGGTGTGGGCGGCTTCTGTCGGCGGTTCTCCCGTTCTATTTCCTGGAAATGTTTGTCTGCGTAAGAGACTTCAAGACTCACCTGTGACGTCGTCGGATACCAGAAAGACTTCAGAAGGTCTGGTTGGATCGCAAGAGAGTATGGTTTCCGGTACAATCGAAACTGAACGGTATATTTCTCctgagaagggaagagacagagtccAGGGTGGAAAGAAAGCCTCGGAGTTTCTTGTAGCAGTTCGTCGCGGAGTGACGCGTACAGTCTCACAGTCAGAAACTGCAGGACCATTGCCTTCCGGAACACGTCCAGAACTTTTGTGCACGACACCTGTCTCCGGTCGTTCTGCTTCTGGGGATCGTTCTCTTGTTTGTGCAGAGCTGTGTCAcgtcgcgcctctccacctTGCTGTATCTTCTACTATGCAGATGCATCGCGTAGAGAAAAAAGTACGAACAGCGGGGGAAGCTGGTCAGGGGAAGTCTAGCGTGACTGACAGCGTCGTTGGAACGACGGTTGTGGTTCGGGAAACCGACGACGTTGAAACTTGTTTGCtggaagagaggggaaagcTCCAAGGTGGCACCCGCACTTCTTCAAGACTAAAAGGACAGTTTTCTTCAATGTGTGACGgtgtctgcgtttcgtcttctcccgctctGTCGACGGATGTCTTTTGGGATTCTTCGAATGAGGACCCAGAGGTCCGGCTGCCGCCTCACACATGGCCCAGCGGCTTCACACACCCTACGCGCTTTTCTCCTCATACGCAGCACCGGCAGAGTGCTTTATCGTTGGGACCAGAGTGCAGTTGTGGTATATTTGGCGGTCGCGGCTTAAGCATCCGCAGACCAGGTGTGCATCCATCAAGTCGTTGCTGGGTAGACAGTGACAACCACGCCGAGTCTAGCAGGTTTAAAGCAGCACCAGGATTAAGTATGGTAGTTGATAAACctgaggaaggcagaagacaAGAGGTGGCTTGCAGTCTGCGGGAGTTGGGCACAAGCGCTAAGCACGGGATCCTCCGCTCGAAACAACGGGATGGCCGAACTGAATGCGCTGACGGCTGTAACCATAAAATGCCGTCTGAGGCAGAGGTGGAAATATGTGAGACGAACACCACATGTCGTCTCTTTGGAAAAGCCGTCCAGAAGGACAAAGGCAAAGAGCAGCCTACTTCGATTCAACGTGTTTGTGGCGTCCAAGCAGAAATCAATATTACTTGTGTGGAAAGTaggggaaggaaaaacagtgATTTGGTAAGCAGTCAATGCCGAGGCAAtaaagaagcagcagaaagcgGTTCATATTGCACTGCAGATCCGACAGGAGGAAGCGCTTTATCGAAATCTGTATCTGGTCTGATGTTCGGCAATTCAGCACAACGCGATATTCGTTGTGGAGTTTTGTTGGCAAGAGAAGGACCGCTTGCATACAATTTTAGTACTTCTAGATATATGACAGATCCGACGGTCCTGTGCTCCGGAAGCAGACGGACGAACCATCAAGATAATTCTTCTCTCTACTCGTTTGGTCCGTTCAACTACACAGCGGGAGCTGCTGTTGGGGCTCCCACTCGTAGCAACCGTGGAACGAAAATCGGTGATTGCCTGGCGCATGAGCGAACCGAAGGAGTCCACCCGGAGGCACCAGACGATGAGCCCGCCAGGAGCTGGCCAGCCAtggcgtttctttttccctctcctcttcaaAAAAGACTGAAGTTATTTGCGACAGCACACAGCCGTTTTAAGCGAACAATGATTGATCTGGAACAAGGGAAGCTTCGACAACCTCGGGCTTCGAGGCTGGGAGTTCCACGGTCTACGGTAATAGATTGTCCGACCACCTGCAACCGCAAGCTCGTGCACGTCTTTGGACGGCATCGTAGATCGCAGCTGCGTTCACCCTATAACATTCAAGAACGCAGATATCCTGCAGATCAGCCGTGGCGGTGCTGTCGCCGCGAGTTGTCGGAGGGCacggagaagacaaaagAGGTGGATCAAAGGGGGCGTTTAGTCTCGGCGGTGCACCCTATTGAGCACACTGGAGCAGCTACCCAGCTAAAAGATATGGCACACACCCTGAACGAAAAGAACAGCAGAACAGCAGAAGAGGCGGCGCATCCGACGTGGGCGGAAGGAAAAGTCGGGCTACCAGATGATCACGACAATTTAATGGCGAGTCTCTTCAGAAAAGCTTACACAACCCAGCTGAACTCATCCAAAACCGTCGCTAGCATCCGTCACACCAGCGCCGACAGCAGCACAGTTTCGGAAAGCCACGATGACAGTCGACCTTCCGATTTTGGCGCCGAAGCCAACTGTGGAGACACAATAGTTCGCCGGCCACTTGGCGGCGCGGGGAAAAGCAGAAGTGGAGTGACCAGTCTCAAAGAAACCAGAAAAGTAAATGCGTGGAAAAAACGTATATGGACGGAGAGTGGCCCCGCCGAATGCAAGACCGCAACTAGCAAGGTGGCTGAGGTTGGGAAATCCAGACAGGAGCCACATTTCGACGACAAATTATTCGATAACTGCGATCCCCGAGATGAGACACAAAACTCGGAGAAGATCTGCCTCCAGGAGATATTTTGTCAAGACCTGATGATTCTCGAGTTTGTTGACGAAACGTTGAACCAAGGAATGAGAGATagcaacgagaagaaaaacacaggagaTGTGGCCTGCCGACCGTCAGGAGACTGTAACCCGCGAAGAGACCGCACCTCTGACAGCAAGCAACCAAAACTGAAACTTCAGCAATATTGCCATGCGGGGGCGGGAACTCCGCTGCCTGTACTCATGCCGACAGAATTCCTGAGCGACGATTCTCTAATAACAAAAGCGGAGGCACAACGCGGTGTTCAGTCATCCCTGGTAGACACCCGTAAATCCGTTCCCACGGTCACTGGACAGAAACGCTGCCACGATGAGGTACACAGTTCACTTTTACAGAAggaactgtctcctctgttgtGCGACTACTGGACTCAAACAGCCACACTTGTCACAAAAGCCGGAGTAACCATGTACTACGTCACTACACAGCAAATTGGCGCGTCGTCAGAAAGAACAGATCAGTCTGTGAGCGACGGCAAGGCAGAGGTGGGCAACACCAGCATGCGTAGGACAAGTGGCCTGGAAACCTATTCTCAGGCTCTAGGAGAGTTTGATGCGGAACCAGAAGTGAATGGAGAGATTATCAGTGACGACGGAAGCCTAGCGGCAACTGGCAGGAGTGGGGATGCTCCTCCTTTTGTCGAAACACCAGCCAATCAGCATGGAATTCATCAGGTGGCATGCGTAGCCACTCAGCCCAATGCAGCCCTTAGAGTCGACACTTTGTCGCAGGTACCGCATGGCATTTACACGCGTTCATTGGGGACGTCCTTTTCTACGGTCGAAActgaagaagccgaaggaaTGTTAGCTGGCGTCTTTTCCGTCGTTGATTCGGGGGGTGCCTCAGGTCTTTCAGGAGGAAAGTCGGAGGCTAAAAGACTGAAGAATCAACACCTTCCGGGGGAAGCCGAAAGAGTTGCATGCCGAAAAATGGCACCGCCGATTGCTTGGAcacctcctttctctcgagaTAGGAACGGCAACGAAACGTTGGAAAGTACGAGGAAACCTCCTCATCCTGACGATCGATGGACCAGCGGAACCACTGCGGCAGAGTCTTGTGTGAGTAGACAAGATTCCACAGAGCGCATTACAGCTGTTGTAAGCAACACCGAAACGGCGGCGCTGGAACCTGAGAACCTTCCGCCGCCGTACGTGAGGACTGTGCCGAGCGCACCGGAGCCGATGGAAGGTTGTGGACAAAAACGAAGCCGCTTATTAGTGAACAGTAGAACAGGTAGCCACGGGCCGCCGCCGGATATCTCTGCGCCGCTTACACAGCGGATACGGCTGTGGCCTAACGAAGATGATGTCGAAGAAGATGAATCTGGAAAACAGTTTTTGGAGTCACTCGCTTGCCGACAACGATGCCATCTTGCTACTATGCGTCCTCTGCCTTCCAGCCAAGACGATCTGACTGGATGGTGGGGTAGCACCAGCGGCTCAGATACGGAGCAACATAGCCACATCTGTGATGAACGCACCAGTGTTAGAGCGTTTAGTCGCCTACAACAGCGTCAGGGCTCCTGTATCAGTTCTCACATCAagctttctctttctgaaGGAGTTCCTTTAGGACCAGCGAAATCCTGTatcgagaagaacgaacgagCGGATCTCCATCTGTGGCAGCGGCGCACTCCTCAACCCCAACTATCAGCGTCATCAGCTCAAACATTAAGGGATAGCGAGGTGCTGCAAAGACAGCGGAGTGACAACATTACATTGGAACAAACGCTGCATTCGGTAGCAAAAGAAGCGGATACTACGGTCCAGCACCATGTTGCAGCGTTGGGAATCTTGGGGCTGTGTTCGGCTTCCCCTACGTTTGTCCCACAAGCCTTTCAGCAGCCAGTCCACCATCAAATTGAGCAGCATTTGCTTTTCCACCAACATGAAAGTCAGCCGAACCACGATCATCATCATCCTTCACACTCTTGTCGAGGTCCTCAACTGCTGCCGCGGGCGGACCTCCAGCCGAAGCTAGTGACCGGAAGCGTGCACATGCAAGAAACGAACTCGTTGTTTCCTAAGTCCCGGCGTAGCTCATTCTGCGTCACTTCAGCTAGCGAGTGTGCGTCTGATCGAGTGTCACGTCGAGCGATGCCGTCCTCACGAGGAAGGGCATCTGGTCCGCCTTCCTGTGAtcggcttccttctttccgtcCTGCTGATCATCTGGAAGAGAATCCTGGCCACAACAGCGCAGCCCTTTCACAAAATATAAGGCCTAGAGGACCTCCGAGTCTGCTGGCAGATACGTGTCCTATTCATCCACTTTCTGAAGAATATCCAATCCCCCTACGCTCTGCGGACGGAAGACACAGTGGAGGAGCTTGCGACGTACTCTCTAGAGGTATATTCTGCGCTGGCGAAGGGGATTGGAGTTCTGGAAAGGAGTGCACCTCGTGTACCGGAAACCATGTGTCGCATCAATGGCAACTACAGCAGAATCACCATAATATCTTAATATCGAAGAATGCTAGAACAACGGACATTCCACACCAGCCAATCTGTCTTCCTGGTCCCCCTTCCTATCGTCTAGGCGgactctcctcgtcttcttttaGCGGCGAAACGACAACAGCGGCTACAATAGGTCCAGGTATTGCATCTCATCATGGGAACGGAGGTCATCGTGGACATGGTGAAACAGCTGGAGATTCCTGGGGGAAGGGGCTCGTcaggagaaaaggacgacgCCGGGTTCGGCCACCATTCAAAAGATTCCGTTGTGCAATGGTTCCTCGTGTCGAAAAATGCAGGAGCAGAACTTTGGACGGTTTCGCAAGTGGAACGTTGTCAATGCGGCTGCAATTGACGGAACCACTAGCTCCTCACATAGAAGGCGTGACCTCTTGTAAGCGGAATACGTGTCGACGACAGCAGCAGCGATGTCCGCACCGGCGTTCCTCATCTGTCCAACAGTGTTCCGAGAATGTGCTGAACTCAGAAGGTCCAGCACGAGCTTTAGATTGCCCAGAGCAGTATCCAACAACTGGGCCAATCTCTGGATCATCAACTCAGTGGGAATGCGCACCGGGTGAACACAGATTAAACTCGGTACTGATTGATCAGACGCCTTCCCTTCAGAATgtcgccgaagaagaaatgcagTCGCTGAGACAACTCTCACGTACCACATCACCGTTCTTAGTGACGAGTCGTGCGTCAGGTGGCGCTTGGGTAGAACAACCTCAGGCTCGGACTCTCAAGTGCACATCCTTGGGAAGTCTTGGAATCACACTGCAGAACGAAGGCCTGGGCCACAGTCGACAAGATCCTTCTCAAGTGCCGACTTATGGAAACGTGATCGATCCCAGGCATCAGATGCAACGCGTTGAGGCTGGTAACACAGTTCAGTGTCTGAGGGAATGCCCGAACGAAGTGTTGCCCCGGCATCGTATGACAGTCCTGGAAACGGTTGCCCAGAGTCCAAGCATAGAGCTTCTTTCACATCCTCAGGTGGCGACGAATGAGAAGGAAATACAACGAGTGGCACCTGAACAGCCGTCATGCCATCATGGTAACAGCCCGCCTTTAGAGCAACAAGAGTTTCTATATCAAACCCCATCCGCACCGCCTTTGCGTCCACTGGCTTTGCAGCCACCCAAAAAAGGTGAACGGGATGAACAGGAGCAGCAACTGTTACAGCGCCGTGGTCCTTTTGCTCAAGCTGGAGTGTCGGTTCCGAGGTCACTCGCACGGAGCGCCCAGGTCAACATTCGCCGACTGGCCGCCCGGCTGTTGGACGACAATGCCTCTGTTCTACCTCTAGCATCTCCGGAGCAACCAAGAGCTTCCACACTTAAACAAACGCCGGTGGTTGACTTCCCTGAGTTAGCGATACAGTCGCTGTTGCCGTCGCTCGATGGAGGAAAATCTCCCCCACTAACGAAACCCATGGATTACATCCATCTCGCTACGTGTTCCCGCCAGCAGCAATATGGTAATAGGGGTCAGTCAAAAGGTGCGATGGCCAGGCTTGTTGCACCACCATCTCGCAGTCTTCAATCAGAGCAAAGGGCGCAAGTAATGCGTTCTCCAATGAGTATGTCAGCGATGAGGTTCCAACACCAAGTGAACCACCACCATCACCGCCGCATTCCGGGCTTCCATCTCGAATCAGATCAGTCATCTGCGCTTGAAACTATCGACAGACGGTATGCACCTCATGCTCCACCCCCTCTGGTGAGCGCCGGAAGGTCTTCCCCGTTATCGCGTCATACATCGTCTGCAATACTGAACCACCGCATGACATGTCGATCGTTGCGTCAGCAACGACGCGCGTAG
- a CDS encoding hypothetical protein (encoded by transcript TGME49_210220), with product MLHSISADDRFYRIKPRGSGEIEIVHSFSEHAYVRLVAISQAEGKRTGNKATREATSRGCVCHIGCNRQRTGLAFLRLCWSFR from the coding sequence ATGCTCCACTCGATTTCGGCCGACGACCGATTTTACCGGATTAAGCCGCGAGGCTCTGGAGAAATAGAGATTGTTCATTCTTTCAGTGAGCATGCTTATGTGCGGTTGGTGGCCATCTCTCAAGccgaaggaaaacgaaccGGGAACAAAGCGACTAGAGAAGCGACATCCAGGGGTTGCGTCTGTCACATTGGCTGCAATCGTCAACGCACTGGCCTGGCATTTCTTCGTTTATGTTGGAGCTTCCGTTAA
- a CDS encoding hypothetical protein (encoded by transcript TGME49_210230) produces MVAMLGRTLQLGRTNFEWLARRLSLAGVLSRREAEKAIAAGQVTVNGETICQNVEVCSEAVVCYKGAFVPPPVRTPQLFGLVKPRRVLCVLEEREDMPTLHTLMRHLYVEQDLLPDEAENVERERQGRPQQNSVDNSLTTCFSTGLTKAGFRKTSEQDSYSAQNSLGECVSTAKQTRGAEICGERQCGHAYRAQSVELRCRTPVGDGGNDVVSNASDKEYADSLEQFVDRRFRLSTRLQYDTQPVLAELPRHLIVVRPLPVEADGFVLLTNDGDFAHAVQKPENRVQSVFDVRVSGILPSYRVWENWRCGVSCGGFDFGPVWVELLKAWHNAAWLRLHVVERPGMDLRTLMSSVGLKLRRLHRYAIGPYRASSIPQHTVLPLKFHNCFSRLLPFHRQLQHQAAAAAEARVCAGYRGAAASEAAVARAAAAEKGMGSSEVVAKPIVPSRRDALFPAAGELKGLLEQNQGPSKERVGGWCIFDEVKNHSVITLGTPDAGVEKNTRSVQRPQEGNGVLEDKAKKTIVRSDKSMLCETPVHCAEALHDGENCEKSRGSGRQYGCRPREAGAPRDESPSDERVSRCVALLAGNAVGDIDKSLLPECHANKSGNGVSLHATASSLRNVRSEERSNLLQELDLKVSF; encoded by the exons ATGGTAGCAATGTTGGGAAGGACCCTACAGTTAGGCCGAAC GAACTTTGAATGGCTAGCAAGGCGCCTGAGTCTGGCTGGAGTCttgtcgaggagagaggcagaaaaagctATTGCTGCTGGACAAGTTACG GTTAATGGCGAAACCATCTGCCAAAATGTGGAAGTGTGCAGTGAAGCAGTCGTTTGCTACAAAG GAGCCTTCGTGCCTCCTCCCGTGAGGACACCCCAATTATTCGGTTTGGTTAAACCACGACGGGTGTTGTGCGTGTtggaggaacgagaggaTATGCCGACATTGCACACTCTTATGCGACATCTCTATGTGGAGCAAGACTTACTCCCTGATGAGGCTGAAAATgtcgaacgagagagacaagggcGACCGCAGCAAAACAGTGTGGATAACTCCTTGACAACTTGTTTCAGTACCGGTCTCACCAAAGCAGGCTTTCGGAAAACCTCCGAGCAGGACAGTTATTCAGCGCAGAATTCACTTGGAGAGTGTGTCAGCACAGCAAAACAGACAAGAGGCGCCGAAATATGTGGCGAGCGGCAGTGCGGGCATGCTTACAGAGCCCAGTCGGTGGAGTTGCGTTGTCGCACCCCAGTAGGCGACGGAGGAAATGATGTGGTCTCCAATGCGTCCGACAAGGAGTATGCAGATTCACTCGAGCAGTTTGTTGATCGTCGCTTTCGCCTGAGCACACGCCTTCAATACGATACTCAACCTGTTCTCGCGGAGCTGCCTAGACACCTGATTGTGGTG CGGCCACTTCCTGTAGAGGCGGATGGATTCGTGCTTCTGACAAACGACGGCGATTTTGCTCACGCTGTGCAGAAACCAGAGAACCGCGTTCAATCC GTGTTCGACGTGCGCGTCTCTGGGATCCTGCCGAGCTATCGAGTTTGGGAAAATTGGCGCTGCGGCGTCTCCTGTGGTGGTTTTGACTTCGGCCCGGTCTGG GTCGAGCTACTAAAGGCGTGGCACAATGCCGCGTGGTTGCGG CTCCATGTTGTGGAACGTCCAGGCATGGACCTGCGGACACTCATGAGCAGTGTTGGCCTCAAG CTCCGACGACTACACCGCTACGCTATCGGCCCCTACCGTGCTTCGTCTATCCCTCAGCACACTGTACTGCCTTTGAAGTTCCACAACTGTTTCTCACGCTTGCTACCGTTTCACAGACAGCTTCAGCATCAAGCAGCTGCCGCCGCTGAGGCGCGCGTCTGTGCAGGGTATCGCGGGGCTGCAGCATCTGAAGCGGCAGTCGCTagagctgctgcagcagagaagggaaTGGGAAGTTCTGAAGTGGTTGCGAAGCCCATCGTCCCATCTAGGCGCGACGCGCTCTTTCCCGCAGCCGGCGAGTTGAAAGGGTTACTAGAACAAAATCAAGGCCCAAGCAAGGAGCGGGTGGGTGGCTGGTGTATATTTGACGAGGTAAAGAATCATTCAGTTATCACTTTAGGAACACCAGATGCAGGCGTAGAAAAGAATACCCGGTCGGTGCAACGTCCGCAGGAGGGGAATGGGGTGCTCGAGGAtaaggcgaagaagacgattGTACGGTCAGATAAAAGCATGCTATGTGAGACGCCTGTACACTGTGCTGAAGCTCTACATGACGGAGAGAACTGCGAGAAAAGCCGTGGAAGTGGCCGCCAATATGGTTGCAGACCGCGGGAGGCTGGCGCACCCCGCGACGAGTCACCGAGTGATGAACGTGTGAGTCGATGCGTGGCATTACT